The Silene latifolia isolate original U9 population chromosome Y, ASM4854445v1, whole genome shotgun sequence sequence ATGTTTCGTTAGAGTTTTACTATTGTTATACTTTGTATAAATAATGTAAAAATATTATATTATATCCTCCTACTAATACATAATTATAAAtaacaatatttataatttataattatctTATTCATTGTGTTCAATGAATTATGAGCGAGTTTTTTATCCCTTCTAGTTACTCCTATATTAATCTTTTATCCTAATAGAAATATAAAGACGCTTGAGTGCTTGACTCATGTGAAAGAGAGCTTGGTGATTGGGATAGAAAATTACTAATCTTTTATCAAACAATATGCTACACCAAGATTAACATTATGATTAAGATCTAAACAAATTAATAAAAAACAAACCATTAAAATAATTAGTCAACGGCATGACATGTGTAGCATCATGTAGTACGTGTTGCACTAACTCACCCCTTAAAAAACCCCATAACATAGTAATTAGTCAtgtttttttattctttgtaaaAGGCATTTTAAGCAAAAGAAACAAATGATTAAGAGAAACGTACTTAATTATTTCATTGCAACATTGATATTGATCTCATATGTTATATAACCTCCCCCTACATCCACCATCACATTCCACCCACCCATGACCACCGTCTGCCACGACACAACCTTTCCCCCTAGCCACAAACATACAATTACAACCATTTCATGCGACATCTTCCAACCACCACCAAAGCCACCTCCAGCCACCATGGGAGCCACCCATCACCACCACTAACATCCCCCCACTTCCAACTTCACAACCCAACCTACGGTGTGTGATGCATTTTGCTTGTATCTTTGATACTCAGTATAAAGCATAAACTTGTAAGGAAACTTTACCAATTCATAATCAAATTATGGCTAATATATATGGATTATAGGATCACATTGCTCGTGATTCGTGAAAATAGTCCCATTGCAATTCATTCTAAAGCCAGCTTGGCTGCAAGGCAAATTGAAAACATATCAAATGTCTTTCAGTAGGCtaaataattaaacaatttaCCATATCCATCATCGGCACAACTTATAGACTGTGCTAATATGGCGTAGGTTGAAAATCTCATTACTTTGATAACCTGAACACACACAAAAACATATCATGCATTAGTAACAATAATGAGTATAGATAATGAGTTATGACAATTTGAAATACGTCAAAGGCACTAAATGCAACTAACAATCTAAACTTTGTAAAGCTAATAAGGAAATTGGATCATAAAAAACAAAGAAGCACATGATTTGTAAACTGAAATAATGAAAACTAAGGAGGAAATTGCATCATAATTGACTACaattgtgatgtttatcgatttGTTTATATATATACCTTTTGTAATTAGTTTTTTAGTTCTAAACAAATTCAATGGGAAAGAGATCTTTTGCTAGTATGTAattcttattattatttaattaataatatcATATGAGGTAATTTTTTATCTTTtctattttttaaaattttatcttATTTAGAACTGTGGCATATTTTTAAATACACATTATTGATTAAATAATAGTAGTAGCCACTAATATTGCTCGAAATTAAACAAAAGCAGTAGCCACTAATATCGTAcgaaaagttcctcttttaagtatatatattgattgatatGTTTTTATCAATATTAGCGCTATATTTTTTGTATACTTAAGATTGCATAAGTTGAGTTTATAATTTCGTTTTTTTCAGGAGGTTAAAATCATGGAAGAATGATTAGATGCGATATTACGTTGGCGAGATATAGTCATCTGTAGAGGTCAGCTTTGGTACTATTGTTGTTGATCGGCGTTTGTAAAGACGTAAGATGGCCATTGTAGTTTCCATAAGATTACAGTATTTTCGGTTTTAACTAAGGACTTATATATTCAGTGTCTATAATTCTCTTTTATTTCAAGTTGGACATACAGGCATGTATTTTCATTATATTGTGTTTAACAAGTTTTGGCGTGACATTGGTTTGCTAATCATTTCTCTAGATTATTTAGTAATCTAACTATTTTCTAATAGTTAGGCCTTATTGGTTACTTCGTACCTCCGTATATATGTGCATATATTTGGTGAAGTTGTAAGGTAATTAAGGATATGGTAAGATTTTGATGGCCTTATTGTAAAGCAACGTAACTACTCGATACTAATTCGCAAGTAGTTGGTATTTTATACCTGTATACTATTATGTATATAACTCTACATGTTTTGTTGCCACGCACTcctattcaaattcaattgttttataGATTGTTTcatgacaaatataaaatatattaGTGATagatttatattttattttatttgacgAAATCTAATGAAACTTAAAATTTACTTCCTCTGTTCCAATGAGTTGTATACGTTTGCATTATACACGTATATCAGTGCACGttttttttattatatatatctttagctacgtattatttaaaaatataaaaatttaatATTCATAACCTAGTCGATAAGACGATTTCaaaaagatctcacatgactatcctTTATGTTATATATTAGAAGTTATAATGAAACAAAAAATAAACGTATACAACTCATTGGAACGAAGAAAGTATCAGATTTGACTTCAAATAGTGAATGAATTGTTTGGAGTAGATGAGAAAGCGTATAATTTATAAAGAAATTAAACAATGAAAAATTTAGGTATAACTatatactaatattattacttaTGGAgtaatatatacggagtattagtgCATGGCATGCATGGTACTCCATTATTCTTAGCATACGCATTTGACTCTCTATGAGTTTCGATAGTTTTTAGTTACACTATATCGAAAAAATACTTATGATGTTACATCACTGATGAAGAGAGTATATCCTCGCTTaacaaaacaaagaaaaacaaatgtTACACTTAGTGGCATGTTATACTGAGATAACATGTACCTTACTACTTATTATAACTacactaaagaaaaacgtcagcCTATAAACTAATTTCATTGTCATTTGTTTATGTTAGGGGTTACTTGGTTGTCTTCTAAAtttataaaaattggaaaattaTGGGAAGTAGCTAAATGCAGGTTTGTTTGGTTGCCCAATTCATGGGAAATAAAACTTTCTATGGAACTCCAATTCCTACATAATGTAGGAAGTCACTTACCTAGCCCCCTCCCTAGGTAAGTGGGAGTTCCCACGTGAATTCAAGTTCCCACATCCAACCAAACAAGATCTCTACAATTCACATGATTTTCAACTTCATATGAATTTAATATTCCCGGGAATTCTCTTCCCATGGTGAACTAAACGACTCCTTACTTTTAGAACAACGACCAAAGAAAAGGGGCGATCTTTGTAAAATTAGTTGTTGGATGATAAGTGGATCAAGATgatttaattattaaataaattatgaatagtatagaggtgatcaaatgcgggcttgggccggatATGGGCTGGCCCACGTTAAATTTTGGCCCACGGACAAGCTGGTTAGGGGGTTTGGAACTGGTTAGTGGACCGGGCCTTTATATTTTTCTTAAAAGGCCTTATCCGTACCCGCTTATTTAGCGGACGGGATGGGCCGGGTTCAATGGACGGGACGACCCACGAACTGCTCTAAACAGTATCCTCAAAttagaaaggtaaataaatgagtgACACacttaggggttgtttggttgccacttAGAAAACAAAGGCAttggaaaatcccatgattttgaaaaacatgggttgtttggttgccataaattttacaaaatgtaggaattagaacttcctagaacttccaatgcctacgtgatgtgggaagttgcttacctactcACCCCTTGATCATTGGAAGTTCCTGTGAAATTTAATTCATACAtgagcaaccaaacacttttcCGAAATTCACCTGAATTGGATGAGGGAACTGAATTCCAatgaattgcattttcctaggaaaattaagttccttgatcaaGACTGAGGGAATATAATTTAACAATAATGTTTCTATAAAACGATTTTACACAAAGCTTATTTTAACCACTAGTTACTTTACTTAATTATCCTCACTCCAATAACCTCCACTAACTATCACAATTGTCTAATAAGGACATCAAGGTACTTTATTAATGGTTTTAGAATATTCTTACTGTAAGTCTATTTTACAAGAGACTTACTCATAATTTAAATGTTTCACGACTTTATTTATTTATGCTTTTATGATATCTTATGATATTGAATAATTAGATATAATAATTTAGTAGATACTTCCCAGATTTAATAGTTTTCTAAATTGAATTTTAAAATATTTGTTATAaaaaggcccgtgcatcgcacgggcattaaatctagtatagtTTTATATATAAACTCCATCTACCCAACATCTTCAATAAAAGTTAACGtacaaatttttttttctaaTGTGCTTTCGGTTTTTTACTTCGCAATTTTCTTTTAGGATTTACATGGCATTTGATAGTTCATTCAATTTTTAGTTGCTAACCTTCTATGTTAAGTTTTTAGTTGATTGGTATTTTTAATAGTTTTGCATATATTATATTGGTCTTACCTTATTAACAGGAAGTATGAGATAATAATGAAATAGCATGTAGAGAGGAGCAGTGGAGAAATTAGGATTTATGGAATGGGGGTGTTTACATCTCTCCTATTCACGTCATCGAGATCTAGGCACGTTGTACAGCTACACCTAGTAGTACTCTACCAAACCAAATAATGCACGCACAATGATAGAACGAACATAACTTCCAAGACGGTCTGAAAACTTAGTATCGTATGCAAAAGTACAGCTAAAAGTAAGTAAAAATCTGTCGTTGGTATGCAAAAGTACAGCTATTAAAAAAGTAAGTAAAAAAATCTGCAAAAGTCTAGGAGTCGAACTTGGGCTGCTTTAGCCGCAAGAAACTACTTTTACCATTGAACCACTAAGCTTTTGTGAAATAATAGCACATAAAATAATACCTATCCTTTGTTTTCCAGATTAATGGGGGTGAGAGCTCAACCCCATCACCCCCTGTAGATTTGCCGCTGGAGAGGAGAGAAGACATAATAATGAAGAAAGCTGACAAAAGGAGAGGAGGGATACATGATAATATTGAAGAGTAATTTCTTACTATATTGATGTAAGTAGGGCAAACATCATATCTTTATTTTTTTTCGTGTAATAAGAGGAAGGAGTATAATGTATTTATGATTTTATATAAGATGAAAGTAACGTACATATTTTACTACTTTCTCCGTCTTGATCtattgtttacctttgattttatGAGGAGATTAATTATTGGTTAACAAGTGGATCAAGTTAATTatcaaattgacattttgaaaacaggaaaagataaacaaataattgagatgctcaaaaataaaataactaAACAAATGACTATGGCAGAAAAGTCACTTAgaaattatatgatttaaagatTGGATGATAAGAGGTAATAGATAGTATAAAATTGTTATTTTATGAATGAATTCGTTGCAACTTGCATGTTTGAGACAACTCATGTATTTGTCACATTATTGATAAAGATTAACATTTGTATCCATAATATAAGGTAGAGTTTTACCTATTGTGTAAATCGAGTATTAAATGTTGGAAATATTGCTTTAAAAGAAGTTATTTTCTATTCCACATTGGTAGAATAGGTTGAAGTTTTGTGGTTTATAAGTGATCACTTTAGTTGCACTACTAATAGGTGTAGTAGTGAAGGGACACTTTTTGGGTGTGAGATCACTTATTCTCCATACTTTTTGCACAATTTCCGAAAATTGAATGCACAATCTTCTATAATGATTACTGCGAGAAACTGATTGTTCAGTCATCTATACTGACTTTTGAGGATTTTCTAAACTGATTGTGAAGTCTTCCAAAAAACTATTTACGAGACACAATAAATGGCCTTCTAGCTCCTTCATACCTCTCCTATAAATATTGTGTGGATTTTTATTTTCAGAGCACACAAAAATTCgatctctcttcttctctctcaaAAATCGTCTTTATCTCTTAGTTGATATCTGGCAACGTTTTGCAAGTAGTTCTCATTctgagtctttgtcgtacaccttagactcgGACGTCGTGTAACCCTGGAGGTTAGTTGCCaagaggccgtgtgtatcgagcggggcaaattcaactttagaGCAGTGATGATCATCACGCCACGACAAATCTCTCCTATGTTTCGTAGGATCCGCTATTCATTATTTTCAGAATAGTCATACCGTCAACATCAAATACTACAAAACATCTCACCTAATTCTACACAATCAATATATACTACGTACGTAAAGTAAATTCTATATGATGAAGCACACTAAAGCTCTAGCATTCAAGCAACGCACGGGAAGTCGAGAACAATGTAGACTATATGGTTTTTGTCAACCAAGCCTCTATTTTGTATAAGCGTATGATGAAGAGCAAGTAATTCAACgggcacaaaatctcattgaagacgggcgatatccgtcacaagcttgtgacggataccgtttcctctcacaaaatacccattgaaaggtgagtgagaagcacatgggggatgccccaccttgtcccctctccccttttgtgagaggtcttcagcttgtgacgggattagctcgtcacaagcaagacgctttgttcaACGGGTAAGATGACCAAACAACGATTCACTTAAAGTTAAACTATGTAACAATATAAATTCTAATCGGATATGACTGGGTCAATTTGAATCAAGGGTAGCGGGATTTTAAATTTAAAGTCAGACATTAACTTCTTATAAGTTCACTTAAAATcaaaatattatttaattatcgtacaCCGCATTGGCATGAAATCTAGTTTTTTAAATGGAAAAAAGGTCGCAAGGGAAAAGGAGGTTGAGTCTGGTTTACGCAAAAACCCATATTGTACAAGCCCCCTATTAGAATATGTAAATATTCCATATAGTTTTATGGTATCCGTGTTCTTCTGATCCTCTTCTTCCGCTGCCTCTTCTTCTTCATACTCTGTTCTTCCTCCTTTCTTCCTTCTCTTCAACACCATGGCAAACGACGCAACAAAATCATCTTCCCCATCCTTTCACCCTGCCTATTCCGTATCCAACATCAAGAACTTCGTTCCCATCATCCTCGAGAATGAGAACGTTCATTACGCTTCATGGGCCGAGCTATTCCTAAACACGGCTCGCGCGTTTGACGTTTTGGACCATATCGCTCCTCCTGCCAATGCAGTCCTCAACAAGGACGCCCAATGGGACCGCTTGGATGCCATTGTTAAGCAATGGATCTATAGCACAATTTCTCTCGATCTTCTACACACCATATTCGAACCCGGGGCATTGGCACAAAAGGCATGGAACCGTCTCAAGGATATCTTTAATGATAACCAAAATTCTCGAGCCGTCATGTTGGAGCAGCAGTTTACAAATATCCATATGGATAATTATCCCAATGTTTCGTCGTATTGTCAAGCATTGAAAATGATAGCCGATCAATTGGCTATTGTTGGGGTGCCTGTCTCTGAGACACGACTAGTCCTTCAATTGGTCACTCACTTGTCTGATGGTTATGATGGTGTTGCTACCATCATTCAACAGAGTGACCCGCTTCCTCCCTTTTACAAAGCAAGATCTATGCTCACTCTGGAAGAGACTCGTCGTGCCAAGACAACGGAGTCTGCTCTTGTTGCCTCTTCACCAGACACCACAACCGACACCAATCACTCGTCCTCTAACAATGGTGGCTCTCATTCTCGCTCAAAGAATAACTATAATAATTCTAAGGGCAAAGGTAAGAATCGCTACAATAAACGGGGGAAGGGTAATAATGGTGGTTCTCAAAACAATTCTAGTAATGGGAATGGTGGTGGTTCTCGGTCTTCGCAGACTACTACGGCACCCACTGGTTGGACGTGGGCCCCACTCTCCCCGTGGCAGAATCCCGCACCGCAGGGGTGGACTGTTCCACCTTGCGCTTATCCCACGACTGGATGGACACCTGGTCCGTCGGCCTCACGCTCACAAGGGATACTAGGACCACGGCCACAACACGCCTTTTATGCTCAGCCGAATGCTACTGGAATGCCATCAGGAGCACTCGTTCCTAATGACATCGCGGCCGTTATGCAGAATTTGTCGCTTCAACAGCCGGATGACAACTTGTATATGGATACTGGGGCGTCTTCACACATGATGTCCAACAACGGTACTCTCTCTTCTTATTCTTCTTTGAGTAATATGTGTCATATTGTAGTCGGAAATGGTCATTTAATTCCAATAGTAGGTCGTGGCACTATGACTCTACCTTCCCCACATAATTCCCTTGTCTTAAAAAATGTCTTACATGTCCCGAATATAATTAAAAACCTTGTCTCGGTAAGACAATTCACCACCGATAATAGTGTCTCTGTTGAATTTGCTCCATTTGGCTTTACTTTGAAGGATCTCAAGACGGGGACGCCGATTATGAGAAGCCATAGCACGGGTGAACTATATCCTCTCATGCCATCCACCCAACCCGACCCACCAATTCCTCAAGCTTTTGTGACTGTACCGTCCACGGTCTGGCATGCTCGCCTTGGACATCCCGGCTCCAATATTTTTAATTCCCTTTGCAAGAATAAGACTATCTCATGTAGCCCTCTTAAACTTACTGTTTGTCGTTCGTGTCAGCTAGGGAAGCATGTGAAGCTTCCGTTTTATCCGTCTTTATCACGTACTATTTCCCCATTTGATATTTTACATTCCGATTTATGGACATCTCCGATTCCAAGTAATTTAGGCCATCGATATTATATTTTGTTTCTTGATGATTACACTAATTTTCTATGGACCTATCCTATTACAAATAAATCGAATGTATATGCTATTTTTCACACCTTCTACAACATGATAAAGACCCAATTTAATTGCCCCATTAAAACTCTTCAATGTGATAATGGTCGCGAATACGACAACTCCTCCTTTCACAAATTCTTTGCTAGTAATGGTATGTTGTTCTGATTTTCTTGCCCCCATACATCACCACAAAATGGTAAGGCCGAGCGAAAAATTCGTACCATCAATAATATCATGCGTACCCTTCTTATTCACGCTCACATGCCTCCCAATATGTGGCACCATGCCCTCGATATGGCAACTTACATCCAGAACATCCTCCCTAGCAAAGCCAACCTCTTCGACTCACCTACAGCTAGTCTCTATGCCCGAATTCCGGCCTACACACACCTCCGCACCTTTGGATGTCGATGCTTTCCTCATATCCCTCCCTCAACCATTCACAAGCTAGCTTCCCGTGCTACACCGTGCGTCTTCCTCGGCTACCCGTCTAATCATCGAGGTTATAAGTGTATGGATTTGGCCACTCGGAAAATTTTCATAGCAAGACACGTTACGTTTGATGAGTCTACCTTCCCCTTTGCCGAAACATTTTCCCCAACCAATTCCACTTACGAGTTTTTATCTAACGACCCGACTCCGTATATGGCTGCCCATATCCAGCGTCCTTCACCCCATGGTGTCGAACCTGCAGCCCCGGACACACCACCCTCACCCCACACACCCGTGTCGACCCCTATCCCTCATACTCCCCCGGAGGTCAACACGCCTACTGTGTCCACTGCCCCCTCACCGTCCCCCACACCTCCCTCAACCACGACCTCTCCTCCCCATACCCAACCCACCTTGTCTCCACAAATGACAACCCGTGCTCAGCGTGGTATCTTCAAGCCAACTCACCGGATGAATTTAAGCGCCACTACTAGCCTGTCTCCCGTGCCAAAAAATCCTATCGACGCTCTTAATGACCCTAATTGGAAAAATGCCATGAAAGATGAATTTGATGCGCTCATTAAGAATAAGACTTGGATTCTTGTGCCTCGACCCCCCGATGTCAATATTACTCGTTGTATTTGGCTATTTAAGCATAAATTCAAAGCTAATGGTGATTTGGAGCGATACAAAGCTCGATTGGTTGTCAATGGCAGGTCTCAACAGGTTGGTGTTGATTGTGACGAGACATTTAGTCCCGTGGTCAAGCCCACTACCATTCGGACGGTCCTCAACCTTGCCGTTTCAAAGAAATGGTCCATTCGACAACTTGATGTGAAGAATGCATTTCTTCATGGTAATTTGGCTGAAACGGTATATATGTATCAGCCACCGGGTTTTCGGGATAACACTCACCCCGATCATGTCTGCCTCCTCAAGAAATCTCTCTATGGCCTAAAGCAAGCACCGCGCGCGTGGTACCATCGATTTGCTACATTTGTCTCGACCATTGGTTTTCAAAATAGCAAGTCTGACACTTCTCTTTTTATTTATCGCGACGGTGACAATACgacttatttattattatatgttgatgacattgatggggcatattctgcacccgctgaccgagtcaacatattgagcaaggtcaaagatatccacagcaagtcaatgtattagacagcctaaccgactcagcctgtcggcctgtcacttgggtctcggctaagcaactagccagccgggagacatatccgcgtactcacatccaagtcccctcggcatggagtcaaccaggccagccggcctgccatgggtccctcggccgagggtagaacagtcttttcacctgctctgccacttggccactacgtgacaaaaggtgaaagtctataaatactcctcaaccctcattgagaaaaggatgcAATAATCGACAATTCATCCATAAACTCattattaatctggtataaactcccttatctgtctacaatatactttgccaagtaacacacaacttaatctctttaagtttaatgacttgagcgtcggagtgagtacgctcggtaccaagccgagccctcagtttgttcatctttacaggagagagcgaaaggaagagacaagcaaagacaccattcaacaagcttacgtggaCACAAAtcttgctccggaattacacccggaacaattggcgccgtctgtggggatccatactaaaagctggtcacctaccttacaaaaaaaaaaaaaccattcaaagagctaagaagatgtcaaaacagccagaacttgtgagtgtagaaactgaattctaccaggatgagacattccctaattctgagatcgggcagtcccccaccggccgagtgattgagccggtgaagtacgggatgccaagagagccagaaacacgtggtcagacagcccctcaatgcctttgtcctcgaagtcccgatgccgaccaaactgaagttgccgcccctatcatacaaaggggatagcgacccaaccgaccacgccgaggctttcgagtcgtacatgtcggtatgggagcagcct is a genomic window containing:
- the LOC141629815 gene encoding putative mitochondrial protein AtMg00820, encoding MTTRAQRGIFKPTHRMNLSATTSLSPVPKNPIDALNDPNWKNAMKDEFDALIKNKTWILVPRPPDVNITRCIWLFKHKFKANGDLERYKARLVVNGRSQQVGVDCDETFSPVVKPTTIRTVLNLAVSKKWSIRQLDVKNAFLHGNLAETIMSHLSSEFAMSDLGPLNYFLGVAAVRHSKGLFLHQQKYAEDIVSRAKMQSCKPAQTPVDTKSKLSGSAGAPVSDPTLYRSLAGAL